One Gemmatimonadaceae bacterium genomic region harbors:
- a CDS encoding HAD family hydrolase — MLRAITLDYWDTLYQGASEPVRVERRREALFGMVHELGHAIGREEFDRLYLASSEEAMRWWRDEQRGYQTAERIHWLLQQLGIERPDDCAHVAAAVETVDRTLLELPPPFLDGARELLERLSRRYALAIISDTGFASGRAQDLVLRQDGIRGYFTATVYSMDVGHAKPRPEIFHTALGALGVEPHEALHVGDIERTDVAGALAVGMRAVRLDAVRDSGETRAERVARSLGELGDYLLG; from the coding sequence ATGCTGCGCGCCATCACCCTGGATTACTGGGACACGCTCTACCAGGGCGCCTCCGAGCCCGTCCGCGTCGAGCGGCGGCGTGAGGCGCTCTTCGGGATGGTGCACGAGCTCGGGCACGCCATCGGCCGCGAGGAATTCGACCGCCTCTACCTCGCCTCGTCCGAGGAGGCGATGCGCTGGTGGCGCGACGAGCAGCGCGGCTACCAGACCGCCGAACGGATCCACTGGTTGCTGCAGCAGCTCGGCATCGAGCGTCCCGACGATTGCGCGCACGTAGCAGCCGCCGTGGAGACCGTCGACCGAACGCTCCTCGAACTCCCGCCGCCCTTTCTGGACGGGGCGCGAGAGCTGCTGGAGCGCCTGTCCCGGCGCTATGCCCTCGCCATCATCTCCGACACCGGCTTTGCCAGCGGGCGCGCGCAGGATCTCGTGCTGCGGCAGGACGGGATCCGCGGCTACTTCACGGCGACGGTGTACTCGATGGACGTCGGCCACGCCAAGCCCCGCCCCGAGATCTTCCACACCGCGCTCGGCGCGTTAGGCGTGGAACCGCATGAGGCGCTGCACGTGGGTGACATCGAACGCACCGATGTGGCCGGGGCGCTGGCGGTGGGGATGCGCGCCGTGCGCCTGGACGCCGTCCGCGACAGCGGGGAGACGCGCGCCGAGCGTGTGGCGCGGTCGCTGGGCGAGCTGGGGGACTACCTGCTGGGCTAG
- a CDS encoding ferredoxin family protein has product MPYVITEACIGTKDKACVDVCPVDCIYEGEQQLFIHPDECIDCGACEPECPVTAIFPEEDVPANLRQYIQINRDVFKGANPPGRPTR; this is encoded by the coding sequence ATGCCGTACGTCATCACCGAAGCCTGCATTGGCACGAAGGACAAGGCCTGCGTGGATGTCTGCCCCGTGGACTGCATCTACGAAGGGGAGCAACAGCTCTTCATCCACCCCGATGAGTGCATCGATTGCGGCGCCTGCGAACCGGAATGCCCGGTGACGGCAATCTTCCCGGAAGAGGACGTCCCGGCCAACCTGCGCCAGTACATCCAGATCAATCGCGACGTCTTCAAGGGCGCCAACCCGCCGGGCCGCCCCACCCGCTGA
- a CDS encoding (2Fe-2S)-binding protein, with translation MRVTINGRSRELSPEPLESLLTTLRERLFLTGAKQGCDRGECGACTVLLNGEPVCACLTLTRACEGASVTTVEGLATGQALHPLQEAFIVHDAVQCGFCTAGQLMSAVALLARDASPDEGAIREAMAGNLCRCGSYPGIVRAIQAVARANG, from the coding sequence ATGCGTGTCACCATCAACGGCCGCTCGCGCGAGCTGTCACCCGAGCCGCTCGAGAGCCTCCTCACCACGCTCCGCGAGCGTCTCTTCCTCACCGGAGCCAAGCAGGGGTGCGACCGCGGCGAGTGCGGGGCGTGCACCGTCCTGCTGAACGGCGAGCCGGTGTGCGCCTGCCTCACGCTCACCCGCGCCTGCGAGGGAGCGTCGGTGACCACGGTCGAGGGGCTCGCGACGGGGCAGGCACTGCACCCACTGCAGGAGGCCTTCATTGTCCACGACGCGGTGCAGTGCGGCTTCTGCACCGCCGGGCAGCTGATGTCGGCGGTCGCCCTCCTGGCGCGCGACGCCTCGCCGGACGAGGGGGCGATTCGCGAGGCGATGGCGGGGAACCTGTGCCGCTGCGGCAGCTATCCGGGAATCGTGCGCGCCATCCAGGCCGTCGCGCGGGCAAACGGATGA